The Miscanthus floridulus cultivar M001 chromosome 17, ASM1932011v1, whole genome shotgun sequence genome has a window encoding:
- the LOC136518438 gene encoding uncharacterized protein, which translates to MGDYHRPYRGDLRSPPSSVPDPAFAHANGYFSSSASPHSHNGYFSPVFSKNDAFPGTGAGAGGDRRIEIYTTAPPPHLPPPPGHTLALPPPPGWKEGRLGGGGGGGGAGAGRKGGGGGGGTSMWCLSDPEMKRRRRVASYKAYSVEGKVKASLRRGLRWFKGKCSEIFHHGW; encoded by the coding sequence ATGGGCGACTACCACCGTCCCTACCGGGGCGACCTCCGCTCACCGCCGTCCTCCGTGCCGGACCCGGCCTTCGCGCACGCCAACGGCTACTTCTCCTCTTCCGCCTCCCCGCACTCCCACAACGGCTACTTCTCTCCCGTCTTCTCCAAGAATGACGCTTTCCCTGGGACCGGCGCTGGCGCAGGCGGCGACCGGCGGATCGAGATCTACACCACGGCGCCTCCTCCGCACCTTCCCCCGCCACCCGGTCACACGCTGGCGCTGCCCCCGCCGCCGGGGTGGAAGGAGGGGCGactgggtggaggaggaggcggcggtggcgccggcgccggcaggaaaggtggaggtggaggcggcgggACCAGCATGTGGTGCCTCAGCGACCCGGAGATGAAGCGGCGGCGAAGGGTGGCGAGCTACAAGGCCTACTCGGTGGAGGGCAAGGTGAAGGCGTCGCTGCGCCGCGGCCTCCGGTGGTTCAAGGGCAAGTGCTCTGAGATCTTCCACCATGGATGGTAA